In Hoeflea ulvae, one genomic interval encodes:
- a CDS encoding response regulator transcription factor, producing MTARSILLVDDDNDLRETLVEQLSLYEEFAISQESSATKGVQTARANHVDLLIMDVGLPDMDGREAVKLLRKGGFKSPIIMLTGHDTDSDTILGLEAGANDYVTKPFRFAVLLARIRAQLRQHEQSEDATFTVGPYTFKPSQKLLLDDKGGKIRLTEKEAAIIRYLYRADQKVVTRDVLLEEVWGYNSGVTTHTLETHVYRLRQKIEADPSNAEILVTESGGYKIIP from the coding sequence ATGACCGCTCGTTCGATCCTGCTGGTAGATGACGACAACGATCTCAGGGAGACGCTTGTCGAACAGCTTTCGCTGTATGAGGAATTCGCGATCTCGCAGGAATCCTCGGCCACAAAGGGCGTCCAGACCGCAAGAGCCAACCATGTCGACCTGTTGATCATGGATGTCGGGCTGCCGGACATGGACGGTCGCGAGGCCGTCAAATTGCTGCGCAAGGGCGGCTTCAAGTCGCCGATCATTATGCTTACCGGCCACGACACCGATTCCGACACGATTCTGGGCCTGGAAGCCGGCGCCAATGACTATGTCACCAAGCCGTTCCGCTTCGCGGTGCTTTTGGCGCGCATCCGGGCGCAGCTGCGCCAGCATGAGCAGAGCGAGGACGCCACCTTCACCGTCGGCCCCTACACCTTCAAGCCGAGCCAGAAATTGCTGCTCGACGACAAGGGCGGCAAGATCCGGCTGACCGAGAAGGAAGCCGCGATCATCCGCTATCTCTACCGGGCCGATCAGAAAGTGGTCACCCGCGACGTGCTGCTGGAAGAGGTCTGGGGCTACAATTCCGGCGTCACCACCCACACGCTGGAAACCCATGTCTACCGCCTGCGCCAGAAGATCGAGGCCGATCCGTCAAATGCGGAAATCCTGGTCACCGAAAGCGGCGGTTACAAGATCATTCCCTGA
- a CDS encoding outer membrane lipoprotein carrier protein LolA: MSKLTTSTTADQHDPARRALLGGGLGLGLSLMAAATGLLAFPGSARSSDTAQRLADHFSSVKTMTGEFIQFGPNGEQTGGKFFIDRPGKLRFNYEAPSPIRVIADGKAVVIGNRKLRTWDLYPLDKTPLKLLLSERIDLSADTVQSVTEDPDLTTIILGNKSIFGDSTISLMFDPKTFELRQWTIRDAQGKDTSVMIFNVRTGVKFAKNVFKVPYEEVHKVQRGGG, encoded by the coding sequence ATGTCGAAACTGACCACGTCCACCACGGCAGACCAACATGATCCGGCGCGACGGGCGCTCCTGGGCGGCGGGTTGGGCCTGGGTCTGTCGCTGATGGCGGCGGCCACCGGCCTGCTGGCATTTCCCGGCAGCGCGCGCTCGTCCGACACGGCGCAGAGGCTGGCCGACCATTTTTCCTCGGTCAAGACCATGACCGGCGAGTTCATCCAGTTCGGCCCCAATGGCGAACAGACCGGCGGCAAGTTCTTCATCGACCGTCCCGGCAAGCTGCGCTTCAACTATGAGGCGCCCTCGCCGATCCGGGTGATAGCCGACGGCAAGGCCGTGGTGATCGGCAATCGCAAGCTCAGGACCTGGGATCTCTATCCGCTCGACAAGACGCCGCTCAAGCTGCTTCTGTCGGAACGCATCGATCTGTCCGCCGACACGGTGCAGTCGGTGACGGAAGATCCGGACCTGACCACGATCATTCTCGGCAACAAGTCGATCTTCGGTGATTCGACCATCAGTCTGATGTTTGATCCCAAGACCTTCGAGCTGCGGCAGTGGACCATCCGCGATGCCCAGGGCAAGGACACTTCGGTGATGATCTTCAATGTCCGCACCGGGGTCAAATTCGCCAAGAATGTGTTCAAGGTTCCCTATGAGGAAGTGCACAAGGTGCAGCGCGGCGGCGGCTGA
- a CDS encoding DUF1761 domain-containing protein: MNFAGMNYLAILVAAIVAFIIGAIYYSTLAKPWMKAAKIDPSGPKPAMAPLMITTFILQLLLAFVTAGVIGHLGTDQVTPLNGVISGIFLWAGIIFTTMTINNRYQGFGWDLTLIDGLHWLLVMIGIGATIGLFGVPSA; encoded by the coding sequence ATGAATTTCGCGGGCATGAACTATCTGGCGATTCTGGTCGCCGCCATCGTCGCCTTCATCATCGGCGCCATTTATTATTCGACCCTGGCCAAGCCATGGATGAAGGCGGCGAAGATCGATCCGTCCGGACCCAAGCCGGCCATGGCGCCATTGATGATCACCACCTTCATCCTCCAGCTTCTGCTGGCCTTTGTCACCGCAGGCGTGATCGGCCATCTCGGCACGGATCAGGTGACGCCGTTAAACGGGGTGATCTCCGGGATCTTCCTCTGGGCCGGGATCATTTTCACCACCATGACCATCAACAACCGCTATCAGGGCTTTGGCTGGGACCTGACCCTGATTGACGGTCTGCACTGGCTGCTGGTGATGATCGGCATCGGCGCGACGATCGGCCTGTTCGGGGTGCCGTCCGCATAG
- a CDS encoding YciI family protein, with the protein MFYALICKDKPGSLDLRIATRPPHVEYLKSMEAKGVLKMAGPLLGDDEKPIGSMLVISVADRAEAEAFAAGDPYAVAGLFASTEIRAFNWTFGNPEA; encoded by the coding sequence ATGTTTTACGCCCTGATCTGCAAAGACAAGCCCGGCTCGCTCGACCTGCGGATAGCGACGCGTCCGCCCCATGTCGAATATCTCAAGAGCATGGAAGCCAAGGGCGTGTTGAAGATGGCCGGCCCGCTGCTGGGTGATGACGAAAAGCCGATCGGCAGCATGTTGGTCATTTCGGTGGCTGACCGCGCGGAAGCCGAAGCCTTTGCCGCGGGCGATCCCTATGCGGTCGCCGGCCTGTTCGCCTCGACCGAGATCCGCGCCTTCAACTGGACCTTCGGAAACCCGGAGGCGTAA
- the tsaD gene encoding tRNA (adenosine(37)-N6)-threonylcarbamoyltransferase complex transferase subunit TsaD, translating into MSIGNLDILGIETSCDETAASVVRRHADGSGEILSDVVLSQLDLHAAFGGVVPELAARSHVTTLDRLVKQALEESKVSLKSIDAVAVTSGPGLIGGLMVGLMTAKAIAMAADKPFIGINHLEGHALTARLTHAVKFPYLLLLVSGGHTQIVLVKGVDDYERWGTTIDDALGEAFDKTAKLLGLGYPGGPAVEQAALQGEAKRFRLPVPMRRDPRLDFSFSGLKTAVRQMAEEQAPLSPQTIADLCLAFQTSVTSSIDDRISMALERFAQRFGTESEPALVVAGGVAANTAIRTTLETRAAKSGFRFIAPPLNLCTDNAAMIAWAGAERIAAGLEGDALDLAPRSRWPLDGSAKAAIGHGKRGAKA; encoded by the coding sequence ATGAGCATCGGCAATCTGGACATTCTGGGCATCGAGACGAGCTGCGACGAGACCGCAGCCTCCGTCGTCCGCCGCCATGCCGACGGCAGCGGCGAGATCCTCTCCGATGTGGTGCTGAGCCAGCTGGACCTGCATGCGGCCTTTGGCGGCGTGGTGCCGGAACTTGCCGCCCGCTCGCATGTCACCACCCTCGACCGGCTGGTCAAACAGGCGCTCGAGGAGAGCAAGGTTTCGCTAAAGTCGATCGACGCCGTGGCGGTAACATCCGGGCCGGGGCTGATCGGCGGGCTGATGGTTGGACTTATGACCGCCAAGGCCATTGCCATGGCGGCAGACAAGCCGTTTATCGGCATCAATCATCTCGAGGGACACGCGCTGACGGCACGGCTGACCCATGCGGTGAAATTCCCCTATCTGCTGCTGCTGGTTTCCGGCGGCCATACCCAGATCGTGCTGGTAAAGGGCGTTGACGATTATGAGCGCTGGGGCACCACCATCGACGATGCGCTGGGCGAAGCCTTCGACAAGACCGCCAAGCTGCTGGGGCTGGGCTATCCCGGCGGACCGGCAGTCGAGCAGGCCGCCCTTCAAGGGGAGGCTAAGCGCTTCCGCCTGCCGGTGCCGATGCGGCGCGATCCGCGGCTCGATTTCTCCTTTTCCGGCCTGAAGACCGCGGTGCGGCAGATGGCCGAGGAGCAGGCGCCGCTGTCGCCGCAAACCATCGCCGATCTCTGCCTGGCGTTCCAGACCTCGGTCACCTCAAGCATTGATGACCGGATCTCGATGGCACTGGAGCGCTTTGCCCAGCGTTTCGGCACCGAATCGGAACCGGCGCTGGTGGTGGCGGGCGGTGTGGCGGCCAACACCGCGATCCGCACCACGCTGGAAACCCGCGCCGCAAAATCAGGCTTCCGCTTCATCGCGCCGCCGCTCAATCTGTGCACCGACAATGCCGCCATGATCGCCTGGGCCGGTGCCGAACGCATCGCCGCCGGGCTGGAAGGCGACGCGCTCGACCTTGCGCCGCGGTCGCGCTGGCCGCTGGACGGGTCGGCCAAGGCGGCGATCGGCCACGGCAAACGCGGCGCCAAGGCCTGA
- a CDS encoding BrnT family toxin — MEFEWDETKRAEIYKKHGVDLLEAALIFENEVLEKEDTREDYGERRLIALGMVDNQIYIVVYTKRDAIYRLITAWKGGRRDREEYEKRKS, encoded by the coding sequence GTGGAATTCGAGTGGGATGAAACCAAACGTGCAGAAATTTACAAAAAACATGGCGTTGACCTCCTGGAGGCAGCCCTGATTTTTGAAAATGAAGTTCTGGAGAAGGAAGACACGCGCGAGGATTACGGCGAAAGGCGCCTCATTGCCCTGGGTATGGTCGACAACCAGATCTACATTGTCGTCTATACCAAGAGGGATGCAATTTATCGCCTGATCACAGCGTGGAAAGGAGGTCGACGTGACCGGGAAGAATATGAAAAGCGGAAGTCTTGA
- a CDS encoding EVE domain-containing protein has product MAYWLFKSEPFKWSWEMQKAKGDIGEQWDGIRNYQARNNMRAMKLGDKAFFYHSNEGLEVVGIAEVCALIHPDTTIDDPRWECVDIRAVCDMPRPVTLKEVKANPKLAEMSLVTSMRLSVQPVTEAEYLEVCRMGNLADPPRSPE; this is encoded by the coding sequence ATGGCCTACTGGTTGTTCAAGTCCGAGCCGTTCAAATGGTCCTGGGAGATGCAAAAGGCCAAGGGCGACATTGGCGAACAATGGGACGGCATCCGCAATTATCAGGCGCGCAACAACATGCGCGCCATGAAACTCGGCGACAAGGCCTTCTTCTACCATTCCAATGAGGGTCTTGAAGTGGTCGGCATTGCCGAGGTCTGCGCCCTGATCCATCCCGACACCACCATCGACGATCCCCGCTGGGAATGTGTCGACATCCGCGCCGTCTGCGACATGCCCCGGCCGGTGACGCTCAAGGAGGTCAAGGCCAATCCGAAGCTGGCCGAGATGAGTCTCGTCACCTCGATGCGGCTGTCGGTGCAGCCGGTCACCGAGGCGGAATATCTCGAGGTCTGCCGCATGGGCAATCTCGCCGATCCGCCGCGCTCGCCGGAGTGA
- a CDS encoding cyclic nucleotide-binding domain-containing protein, whose product MALNDDIALLSTVSLFGDLGEDKLRLIAFGAERRTLQAGQLLFREGAPADCAFVVASGRFELTRTGRDGAAKALGFAERGALLGELAMVTAINRSMTAIAPDTAEVIRINRPLFRRMLEEYPDIAGIVQQRINDNLAVLNADLGKIADRFAG is encoded by the coding sequence GTGGCCCTGAATGACGACATTGCCCTGCTGTCCACCGTCTCGCTGTTTGGCGATCTCGGCGAGGACAAATTGCGCCTGATTGCCTTTGGCGCCGAACGCCGCACCTTGCAAGCCGGCCAGCTGCTGTTTCGCGAAGGCGCGCCGGCCGATTGCGCCTTTGTCGTTGCCAGTGGCCGCTTCGAGCTGACCCGCACCGGCCGCGACGGCGCGGCCAAGGCGCTGGGCTTTGCCGAACGCGGCGCGCTGCTGGGCGAACTGGCAATGGTGACCGCGATCAACCGCTCGATGACCGCCATCGCACCCGACACTGCCGAAGTCATCCGCATCAACCGGCCGCTGTTCCGGCGCATGCTTGAGGAATATCCCGATATCGCCGGCATCGTGCAGCAGCGCATCAATGACAATCTGGCGGTTCTCAATGCCGATCTCGGCAAGATCGCCGACCGTTTCGCCGGCTGA
- a CDS encoding L,D-transpeptidase family protein has translation MRRTSYKAAAERPEPRRIMVRALPSDRLKAVVRFGPLSFRAALGRGGITAFKREGDGATPRAAMAVLGGFRRARMLVPDRAGIALERVGARDGWCDAPAHAAYNRPVRLPFAASHETLIRDDVLYDFGLVLDWNISSRRRGAGSAIFLHVARPGFPPTQGCVALARGDLLRLMPFIRRGTIVRVV, from the coding sequence GTGAGACGGACGTCATACAAAGCCGCAGCCGAAAGACCCGAACCGCGCAGGATCATGGTCCGCGCCCTGCCGTCCGACCGGTTGAAGGCGGTGGTCCGGTTCGGGCCGCTGAGCTTTCGCGCCGCCCTCGGCCGCGGCGGAATCACAGCGTTCAAGCGCGAGGGCGACGGCGCGACCCCGCGCGCGGCAATGGCGGTGCTGGGCGGCTTTCGCCGCGCCCGCATGCTGGTGCCGGACCGGGCCGGCATCGCGCTTGAAAGGGTGGGTGCGCGGGATGGCTGGTGCGACGCCCCGGCGCATGCGGCCTATAACCGTCCTGTCCGGCTGCCTTTCGCGGCCAGCCACGAAACGCTGATCCGCGACGATGTGCTCTATGATTTCGGTCTCGTGCTCGACTGGAACATCAGCTCGCGGCGGCGCGGGGCGGGCAGCGCCATTTTCCTGCATGTCGCCAGGCCCGGCTTTCCGCCGACGCAAGGATGCGTCGCGCTCGCCCGCGGCGACCTGCTGCGGCTGATGCCGTTCATCCGGCGCGGAACAATCGTCCGCGTCGTCTGA
- a CDS encoding exodeoxyribonuclease III — protein sequence MAFSVTTWNINSVRLRLPQVLQFLDSASPDVLCLQETKCPNDAFPSAAFRKAGYEHIAIHGQKGYHGVAIISRLPLSDDRRQTYCDIDHTRNISAVVAAPGARRIRIHNFYVPAGGDEPDREINPKFAHKLDFIEEMRCLHADAEQAEGISSILVGDLNIAPLETDVWSHKQLLKVVSHTPIETENLIAMQRDGAWVDLIRAHIPPEEKIFTWWSYRARDWEAADRGRRLDHVWSSADLLPSLTRVDVLREARGWERPSDHVPVTAHFDF from the coding sequence TTGGCGTTTTCCGTTACGACCTGGAATATCAATTCCGTCCGGCTGCGGCTTCCGCAGGTTCTGCAATTTCTCGACAGCGCCAGCCCGGACGTTCTGTGCCTGCAGGAAACCAAGTGTCCCAATGACGCGTTTCCCAGTGCGGCATTTCGCAAAGCCGGCTATGAACACATCGCCATCCATGGCCAGAAGGGCTATCACGGGGTGGCGATCATTTCCCGGCTTCCGCTGTCGGATGACCGCCGGCAAACCTATTGCGACATAGACCACACCCGCAATATTTCCGCCGTCGTTGCAGCACCCGGAGCGCGGCGCATCCGCATCCACAATTTCTATGTGCCGGCGGGCGGCGACGAGCCGGATCGCGAGATCAATCCGAAATTCGCCCACAAGCTGGATTTCATCGAGGAAATGCGCTGTCTGCATGCCGATGCCGAGCAGGCCGAGGGCATTTCCTCGATCCTCGTCGGCGATCTCAATATCGCGCCGCTTGAAACCGATGTGTGGTCGCACAAGCAATTGCTCAAGGTGGTCAGCCACACCCCGATCGAGACCGAAAACCTCATCGCCATGCAGCGCGACGGCGCCTGGGTCGATCTGATCCGGGCCCATATTCCGCCCGAAGAGAAGATCTTCACCTGGTGGAGCTATCGGGCGCGCGACTGGGAGGCCGCCGATCGCGGCCGCCGTCTGGACCATGTCTGGTCTTCAGCCGACCTGCTGCCGTCGCTCACGCGCGTTGACGTGCTGCGCGAAGCCCGCGGCTGGGAGCGGCCGTCCGACCATGTGCCGGTGACAGCGCATTTCGATTTCTGA
- the hemC gene encoding hydroxymethylbilane synthase yields the protein MQMKPYRIGTRGSPLALAQASETRARLMVAHDLPEEAFEIVVLSTKGDRITDRPLSEIGGKGLFTEELEEQLSDGRLDLAVHSTKDMPTALPEGLGLVAFLEREDVRDAFIGRTAQRLADLPLNAVVGSSSLRRQALIRRLRPDLSVITFRGQVETRLRKLEEGQVDATLLAHAGLKRLGNTEVITELLDPESFPPAPGQGAICIEARTDDARVAGLLAPINHADTQSALACERAFLAALDGSCRTPIAGLARVSGDRISFSGMILTPDGSVWHQVKAEGLASDAAALGRAAGDEARAKAGPGFFESWD from the coding sequence TTGCAAATGAAACCTTACCGCATCGGAACCCGTGGCAGCCCGCTGGCACTGGCGCAGGCGTCGGAAACGCGCGCCCGGCTGATGGTGGCGCATGACCTGCCGGAAGAAGCCTTCGAGATCGTGGTGCTGTCGACCAAGGGCGACCGGATCACCGACCGGCCGCTGTCGGAGATCGGCGGCAAGGGCCTGTTCACCGAGGAACTCGAGGAGCAATTGAGCGACGGGCGGCTGGATCTGGCGGTGCATTCAACCAAGGACATGCCGACGGCGCTGCCCGAAGGACTTGGGCTGGTGGCTTTTCTCGAGCGCGAGGATGTGCGTGATGCCTTTATCGGCCGCACGGCGCAACGGCTGGCCGATCTGCCACTCAATGCCGTGGTCGGATCGTCATCGCTCAGGCGCCAGGCGCTGATCCGGCGGCTGCGGCCGGATCTGTCGGTGATCACCTTTCGCGGCCAGGTGGAAACCCGGTTGCGCAAGCTGGAAGAGGGTCAGGTCGACGCCACGCTTCTGGCCCATGCCGGGCTGAAACGGCTCGGCAATACCGAGGTGATCACCGAGCTGCTCGACCCCGAAAGCTTTCCTCCGGCGCCGGGGCAGGGCGCGATCTGCATCGAGGCGCGGACCGATGATGCGCGGGTGGCCGGTTTGCTGGCTCCGATCAACCATGCCGACACGCAGTCGGCGCTGGCTTGCGAGCGGGCGTTCCTGGCGGCGCTGGACGGTTCCTGCCGGACGCCGATTGCCGGTCTTGCGCGGGTTTCAGGCGACCGGATCTCGTTTTCCGGCATGATTCTGACGCCGGACGGTTCCGTCTGGCACCAGGTGAAAGCCGAAGGTCTGGCCTCCGACGCCGCAGCCCTGGGCCGGGCGGCGGGCGACGAGGCTCGCGCGAAGGCCGGACCCGGCTTCTTCGAAAGCTGGGACTGA
- a CDS encoding BrnA antitoxin family protein, protein MTGKNMKSGSLDDLRRMKERGETQPSVNADPAPDLPRQFWDDAVLVNHTRTKEPISLRVDSDVLEFFKAQGKGHLTRMNAVLRSYVEAQRSKTP, encoded by the coding sequence GTGACCGGGAAGAATATGAAAAGCGGAAGTCTTGACGACCTGCGCAGGATGAAGGAACGGGGCGAAACACAGCCTTCTGTCAATGCAGACCCCGCACCTGACCTGCCAAGGCAGTTTTGGGATGACGCGGTCCTGGTCAATCACACCAGGACCAAGGAGCCGATCAGCTTGCGTGTCGATTCCGATGTGCTCGAATTTTTCAAAGCCCAGGGAAAAGGTCATCTGACACGCATGAATGCGGTGTTGCGCTCCTATGTCGAGGCACAGCGGTCGAAGACTCCTTGA